The Chloroflexota bacterium DNA window CTTACGGGAGCGGCGATCGCATATGGCCTCACAATTGGCGGCGCCTTCGCCCCCGAAATTGGGATCACCCCTCTCGGGATGCGGGTAGTTCGCCCGACGAAACCCGGCGACGACCTCGCGGCGAAACGCGAGGCGCTGCTCAAGCCGAGGGTGGTGGGGGAGTTCCTTCGACAGTACGATGGAGCGGCCCTCCCTCCGGACCAAATCGCCAAGAACGTGCTCCTAGAGCGGGGAGTTCCGGCAGGGCGAGAAGAGGATGTCCTTGCGTTGATCATCGAGGGGGCGGACGCGGTCGCATTCCTGAAGGAGATCAACGGCAAGAAATACGTCGATCTCGCAGGATCCGCTGCACATGAGGGCCCAGCCGCCGAGAGTGCCCGAGATGGAACGATGCCTGTGAGAGCGCCTGGCACCGCACCGCTGCCTGACCGAACGACGGCCAACGTCGCAGGTGTGTCTGTCGGTCCGGGGATCAACATCAATATCGAAATCCACATTGCCGCTGACGCCAGTGCCGAAACCGTGCAGGAAATCTTCAAGAACATGCGTCGATACGTGTTGAGCAACGATGGCTCGGTCGACGAAACATGACGTAGTAGATCCGGACCTCCTGCGCCGTCTTCGGGAGTTTCAGACGCGGGTGCGCCAAATACCGACCGGCAGCAGAAACATAGACGCAGTCGTTCCTGCGCGGGGCCCTCTCTCGGGGAGTCAGGTTGGAACGATGGCACGTCTGCGGAAACTCTCCCCACGCCTGGCCGATAGCTTCGAACAGGCTTTGAGAGACGTGAACGACGGCACCCGCCTGACGTATGGGGCCCCGGCCGGAGAGGCCCGAGAAGTCCTTCGACAGGCTATCGATGCAATGGCTCCGGATGACGAAGTTCGCAAACAGTCGTGGTTCAAGGGATACGCCAAAGATGGGAAGGTCGAGGTGACCCAGGCCGAGCGCATCCAGTTTTCCGCACAGCTTCGAGGCGGTGACTATCGGGCGGCGAACGAAGCGACAGAAATCATTGATCAGCGGATCGGCCGCCTCGGTCGTATGGTCTACAGGAGCGGAAGTGCGGCCCTGCACGCTGAAAGTCAACAGGCCGAAGTCCGGAAGATGATGGGTTACGTCTTCGCGGTGCTGGACGACCTTCTACCCGAGTAGATTGCCGGCTTCACCTTGGAGGTTGGGCGGTCGGACCGCTCGTGTCGGTGCCGGTTGCTTCCGGAGCTGGCGTCCCCGGAGCCGCCGACGTAGAAACGCGAACGTAAGTGGCCCGGTTGACGCCGAGGGCTTGCAACGCCCCGACCAGGTTGAAGACCCCGAACGCTGTCCAGCGACGAATGCAGCGACAAAGGCGAAGGTGACGCGGACGAACCGCCCAAGGGCCGGGCGCGTCCGAGTTTCTCTCTGCCGCCCAGCCGGCTCGCGACCGGTTACTGCCGTCGCCGCAGGACGCGCCAGAAATCACCGATGGGCGTCCGCGGCAGGTCGGACTCCTTCTCGTATTTCATGAGCTCTTGAAACGCTATCGTCGGTCGTAGGAACGACTTGCGCGAGCCGGAGGTGTCGCGGGTCTCTTCGCGGACGATGCCACCATCGACCAGAAGCTTTCGCAGCGACGAATAAGATCGGTCCTTTACCACGTTCGAGAGCGTGTCATCTTGCTCGCAGATCACGTTCGCTCGGCGATATCGAAGTGCCAGTTTATGCAGCAACTCAAGCATCGCATGCGATTCGCCCTTGTACTCGGGTTCGCCCGCTTCCAGATTCGGGAGAGGGGCGCCCAAACGCAGCAGGATTGCGTGCATTTCGCGCGGCGAATAGACCTCGCGACGACTATCCTTTTCGAGAATTACGATGCTGAAGAGATTGGCGCCTGGCACCAGGCCGGCTACGTCCATCGTGGTGTTGTTCGATAGGAGAATCGCCTCAGCCACCGTCTGTGTGTCAACCCTGCATTCACGCAAGACCGATCGTTCGAGGCGAGTGCCGTGGAAGTGACAACGGGTGAAAGCAACCCGGGCTAGCCGGGCGGCGCCGAAGTCCGTATTGATGAAGTCGACTCCGGCGATATCGGCGTCTGCAACCTCATCAACCACCCGGAATGCCGCGGAGACGGCGGCCCCGGGGTTTCTTCGCCGATTCTCAAAGAGTGGGCCGTCGCCGGCGAGGCGTGATGTCGCGTGGATCACTGCGAAAGCGTTTGTTCCGTCGACCGCGATGTCGAGCACTTCATCGGGCAGGACCCCTCGATCTAGAAAGCTGCCCGAAAGGCGGTCCATTTCCAGCTGTCGTCGAAGGGACTGTGCGAGGAAGTAATCGAAGTAGACTTCATGTTCGAACGCGAACTCACGGCCTGTTCCGCCGGTGGTCGTCTTGAAACCAGCGTAGCTTGTGACCTTGGTGGCGAATTGGCGAACCGCGTCGCCGCTCAGATCAGCCTCTTCGCCTACCATCTCCGCGACCGTGCGAAGGTCATCTGTGTTTATGTGGCGATTCTCTGATCGCCACATTTGGTCTGCCACTTCCTCGAACAGGGTCCGGTGGCCGGCCACCGGCACCAGTGGTCGCGAATCGCGGTCCACGATCTTGCGGGACTCGCGGTCAATGTAAGACTCGATGAGATAGTCGAGCAATGATGCTGGCCCGGCGTCCCACGAGGTGCTTTGAGCATCGACGTAGGCTGGAAACTGGCTCGCAAAGAAAGGCTTTCCTAGAAGTTCACGATCGCGATTGGGGAGACGAGCTATGGCGGATGAGTAATCCACGACACCCGAGCCGCCATGTACCTTGGCTAGGTAGTTCCGAAAGTCCGCTTCGGACCATGGCATGAGGGTGATCGGAGCTAGTTGGTACAGGGTTTGTGCTGTGTCATCCGATCCCTTCCCCACGAACTCCACTTCGTAGAACGACGAGCGGGCGGAAACGACAATCACGCCGAGGCCGTTCAGCTCCAAAAGGAACTCTCGAAGGGATCCAAACGCGTCGCCGTATCCAGCCGCACCCAGGAGTTCGTCGAACCCATCAATGATTGGTATCAGCACGCCGCGTCTCGCGAGCGCAGGAACAGCATCGCGAGTGAAATTCGCGCGGAGGTCGTCGAGCTCGCCGGAGAACGCGTCGCGCAGATTCGAAAGCGCTCGACCCTGAGCGGATACATAGAAGAACAGATAGTTGCTCTTGCCTTCTTGGTAGGCTTCGGCCGTGCGGGCTGTCAGCTCCTTCAAGAGCGTGGTCTTACCCGCCCCGGCGGGTCCCTTCACGAAAAGCAGCTGCGTCGCCGAGCCGCCCGCGCTCAGCGAAGCGGTGATTTGACTCGCGATGAGAGCGTCCGACGCGACGCCTGATCCGCCATTTGCTTGCTGGTCGTCGGCCGCTGCCTCGGTCGCGATGTAGTTTGGTTCGCGCGGAAAGCGCCGGGTCACCGACTTCGCAACGTAGCCTAAGTCGGCCATTTGAGCACTCGTGAGGAACCCGCGGTAACTCAGATGCGAACCATCAGGGCCGTCCCAGCGGAAGTCCCCGTCCGAGCTGATGACGAACCTCTCGACTCGTTCCTGGCCACGCTGCAGCCAAGTGGCTTCAAGCAAGCCTCCGGCTTGGCGAACCTCTACTGGGGTTTCGGGATCAGCGAACCCTGGAAGATCGACCTCAAGGACGTCAGCCCAGTAGCGCGAGAGCTCTACCGACATGGATGGACTCCTGCGTGATCCACCTTGGTTCGCCATTATGGGCCGCCGGCCGACACCGCGATCAACTTCGGCCGCTGGGTAGCCACCTCGGGAGGCGCCTCGCCCCGGACTCTTTTGCCGAAGGGAGCGATGCCGAAATTCGGTAGCTGGGTCGGTCGGGAGGCCCATCATGATCGGAAGCTTCCGGTCGCGGGTGCGACATTTCAGCAGGCTCTATCTCCTATCCCCATCCGCGTTTGACCCTGGCGGGAGCCTCGGCTAGACTCCGCGAGCCTTCGAGCCGGGCATCCGTGTCTGGCCCGATCGACCCGTTGCGGCCACGGCCCGCCGCGACGACGGACACGAACCACGGCCGCGGGAGGTGATCACTCGATTGGCTGAAGTCCGAGTTGGTGAGAACGAGACGTTCGAAAGCGCCCTTCGCCGTTTCAACAAGAAGATCCAGCAGAGCGGCATTCTCGCGGAGGCTCGCCGTCGGGAGCACTACGAGAAGCCGAGCGTGAAGCGGAAGCGCAAGGAAGCGAAGCGCAAGAAGAACGCCCGAACGCCGCAGGGCTAGCTCGTCGAGATCGGGTCACGAGGCCGTCGGCGCGGAGACGCGCACGACCCACCCGACCGACCCGCCCAGAGGTGTCACATCGGTGTCCCTCAAGGATCGACTCCACGACCAGGTGACCGCCGCGATGCGGTCCGGCGACACGCTGCGCCGCGACACGCTCCGGCTCGCCGAGAGCGCGGCGTACAACGTCGAGAAGCGCAACCAGCGGCCACTCACGGATGACGAGCTGGTCGGGGTGCTGGCGCGCGAGGTGAAGACGCGCCGAGAGTCGGTCGAGGCGTTCCGTGGCGGCGGGCGTGAGGACCTCGCCTCGAAGGAAGAGGCGGAGATCGCGATCCTCGCCGAGTTCCTGCCGCAGCCACTGAGCGAGGACGACCTCCGAATGCTCGTCG harbors:
- a CDS encoding NACHT domain-containing protein; this encodes MSVELSRYWADVLEVDLPGFADPETPVEVRQAGGLLEATWLQRGQERVERFVISSDGDFRWDGPDGSHLSYRGFLTSAQMADLGYVAKSVTRRFPREPNYIATEAAADDQQANGGSGVASDALIASQITASLSAGGSATQLLFVKGPAGAGKTTLLKELTARTAEAYQEGKSNYLFFYVSAQGRALSNLRDAFSGELDDLRANFTRDAVPALARRGVLIPIIDGFDELLGAAGYGDAFGSLREFLLELNGLGVIVVSARSSFYEVEFVGKGSDDTAQTLYQLAPITLMPWSEADFRNYLAKVHGGSGVVDYSSAIARLPNRDRELLGKPFFASQFPAYVDAQSTSWDAGPASLLDYLIESYIDRESRKIVDRDSRPLVPVAGHRTLFEEVADQMWRSENRHINTDDLRTVAEMVGEEADLSGDAVRQFATKVTSYAGFKTTTGGTGREFAFEHEVYFDYFLAQSLRRQLEMDRLSGSFLDRGVLPDEVLDIAVDGTNAFAVIHATSRLAGDGPLFENRRRNPGAAVSAAFRVVDEVADADIAGVDFINTDFGAARLARVAFTRCHFHGTRLERSVLRECRVDTQTVAEAILLSNNTTMDVAGLVPGANLFSIVILEKDSRREVYSPREMHAILLRLGAPLPNLEAGEPEYKGESHAMLELLHKLALRYRRANVICEQDDTLSNVVKDRSYSSLRKLLVDGGIVREETRDTSGSRKSFLRPTIAFQELMKYEKESDLPRTPIGDFWRVLRRRQ
- a CDS encoding 30S ribosomal protein S21; this translates as MAEVRVGENETFESALRRFNKKIQQSGILAEARRREHYEKPSVKRKRKEAKRKKNARTPQG
- a CDS encoding GatB/YqeY domain-containing protein, translating into MSLKDRLHDQVTAAMRSGDTLRRDTLRLAESAAYNVEKRNQRPLTDDELVGVLAREVKTRRESVEAFRGGGREDLASKEEAEIAILAEFLPQPLSEDDLRMLVDQAVTTTGASSARDLGKVMGWLSPRIRGRADGKRASELVAQALATADLAAHGGVHGG